The Ornithinimicrobium faecis region ATAAGCACCCATAAGGAGCGGGCTGATGCCGGGTCACCGACGGTCTTCGCCGGTGCGTGTTGGCGGCAGATCTTCAGGCTCCGGGCGAGCGGCGCGCTGGTCTTCAGGCTCGGCTACTGGCTCGTCGGCGTCCACTGTGGGGGCCGTGTTGCACGGCTTCACGGGGTCCAGATGATAATGTCAGCCGCCCGCAACAGCGACAGCGGCTGACCGTCGGGGCGGTGGTAGGCCGCCGCGAGGTCGGATAGCCAGTCCTCGTTGTTCCGGATGTCCTCGAACAGTGCCGCGCGCACCCCCGCGACGTTGGTTCGCGGGAGCCCGTAGAACTCGCGCACGCGGCTGTCGATGATCGGGACAGTGTGCGGCAGGTGCCGGTGGAGGACCTTGGACACCGTCACGGCTGTCCAGTTCTTGACCTTCTCCGTAGCCCGGTTGGCGGTGGCGAGGGGCGTGAGCGTGTCCTCCAACGCGGCCACGTCATCATGCTCCTCAAACGCGGGTGCCTCGCGCAGCTCGACGAGGGCGTCGTTCAGCCTGGCCAGCAGGTCCTGTGCCGGTCCGGTACCGTCCGCGAACAGCGGCGTCACTTCCTTCCAGGACAGCCGCAGGCTCAGCAGGTTCGCGGCAAGGATGTCCTCGGGAAGCACGGTGTCCCCATGCCCTTCCGGGACACGGTCGTACGTGCGGAACGCGTAGTGGTTTGCCGGATCCGTGTAAGCGT contains the following coding sequences:
- a CDS encoding DUF6308 family protein, which gives rise to MLRLEDMELVAKDRLNAYTDPANHYAFRTYDRVPEGHGDTVLPEDILAANLLSLRLSWKEVTPLFADGTGPAQDLLARLNDALVELREAPAFEEHDDVAALEDTLTPLATANRATEKVKNWTAVTVSKVLHRHLPHTVPIIDSRVREFYGLPRTNVAGVRAALFEDIRNNEDWLSDLAAAYHRPDGQPLSLLRAADIIIWTP